One Synechococcus sp. PROS-9-1 DNA window includes the following coding sequences:
- the pds gene encoding 15-cis-phytoene desaturase: protein MRIAIAGAGLAGLSCAKYLADAGHTPILMESRDVLGGKVAAWKDEDGDWYETGLHIFFGAYPNMLQLFKELNIEDRLQWKSHSMIFNQPEEPGTYSRFDFPDLPAPINGVAAILGNNDMLSWPEKISFGLGLVPAMLRGQGYVEECDKYSWTEWLKLHNIPERVNDEVFIAMSKALNFIDPDEISSTVLLTALNRFLQEKNGSRMAFLDGAPPERLCDPIVEHVQSLGGEVHLDSPLREIKLNPDGSVAAFHIGGVKGKESFDLVADAYVSALPVDPFKLLIPEPWQQMDVFRKLDGLRGVPVINIHLWFDRKLTDIDHLLFSRSPLLSVYADMSIACKEYEDPDRSMLELVFAPAKDWIGRSDEEIIEATMGELQKLFPMHFGTDNPAKLRKSKVVKTPLSVYKTTPGCQQLRPDQTTPIKNFFLAGDYTMQRYLASMEGAVLSGKLCAGAVDRKHDQLSSSTSVSEPVSA, encoded by the coding sequence ATGCGTATCGCCATTGCAGGAGCAGGTCTGGCTGGTCTCTCCTGTGCGAAATATCTGGCGGACGCGGGGCATACCCCCATCCTGATGGAATCCAGGGACGTGCTTGGCGGCAAGGTTGCGGCTTGGAAAGATGAAGACGGTGACTGGTACGAAACGGGTTTGCATATCTTTTTCGGGGCCTACCCGAACATGTTGCAGTTGTTTAAAGAGCTGAATATTGAGGACAGGCTTCAATGGAAGAGTCACTCGATGATTTTCAATCAGCCAGAAGAGCCTGGTACTTATAGCCGCTTTGATTTTCCAGATTTGCCGGCGCCTATTAATGGTGTCGCGGCAATTCTGGGCAACAACGACATGCTGTCGTGGCCAGAAAAGATTAGTTTTGGTCTTGGCTTAGTGCCAGCGATGCTGAGAGGGCAGGGTTATGTGGAAGAGTGCGATAAATATTCTTGGACTGAGTGGCTCAAGCTTCACAACATCCCTGAACGTGTTAACGATGAAGTCTTCATTGCCATGAGCAAGGCATTGAATTTCATTGACCCTGATGAAATTTCATCAACGGTGTTGCTTACGGCTCTGAATCGGTTTTTGCAGGAAAAGAATGGTTCCCGGATGGCTTTTCTCGATGGAGCACCTCCGGAGCGTCTTTGCGACCCGATTGTGGAGCATGTTCAATCGCTAGGCGGTGAGGTGCATCTGGACAGCCCATTGAGAGAGATCAAGCTCAACCCTGATGGAAGCGTTGCCGCTTTCCATATCGGGGGGGTCAAGGGTAAGGAAAGTTTTGATCTCGTTGCTGATGCTTACGTGAGTGCTCTTCCTGTGGATCCATTCAAGCTGTTGATACCAGAGCCATGGCAGCAAATGGATGTATTCCGCAAGTTGGATGGGCTCCGTGGAGTGCCGGTCATCAATATTCATCTTTGGTTTGACCGAAAGCTGACGGACATCGACCACTTGCTTTTCAGTCGCTCGCCTCTGCTAAGTGTTTATGCCGATATGAGTATCGCTTGTAAAGAGTATGAAGATCCGGATCGATCGATGCTCGAACTTGTGTTTGCTCCTGCAAAGGATTGGATTGGTCGTAGTGATGAAGAGATCATTGAAGCCACCATGGGTGAGCTTCAGAAATTATTCCCAATGCATTTCGGCACTGATAATCCTGCAAAACTTCGTAAGTCTAAAGTAGTAAAAACCCCTCTCTCTGTCTATAAAACTACGCCTGGATGTCAGCAGCTTCGTCCTGACCAAACTACTCCAATTAAAAACTTTTTCTTAGCTGGAGATTATACGATGCAGCGCTACTTGGCTTCCATGGAGGGGGCTGTGTTAAGCGGCAAACTATGTGCTGGGGCTGTGGACCGCAAGCATGATCAACTGTCATCATCGACCTCTGTCAGTGAACCGGTCTCGGCCTGA
- a CDS encoding NAD(P)H-quinone oxidoreductase subunit M: MADTLLKSTTRHVRLFTARVNDGKLIPDPNQLTLDLDPDNEFLWNDSCVQTVQQRFRELVDAHAGQPLNDYNLRRIGSELEGSIRQLLQAGQLSYNPDCRVLNYSMGLPRTPELL, from the coding sequence ATGGCCGACACCCTGCTAAAGAGCACCACTCGCCACGTTCGCCTTTTCACAGCTCGCGTGAATGACGGGAAGCTCATTCCAGATCCCAATCAGCTCACTCTCGACCTGGATCCAGACAACGAATTCCTTTGGAACGACAGCTGTGTGCAGACCGTTCAACAACGCTTCCGTGAGCTCGTGGACGCCCATGCCGGCCAACCTCTCAACGATTACAACCTCCGACGTATTGGCTCAGAATTAGAAGGAAGCATTCGCCAGCTCCTTCAGGCAGGCCAGCTGAGCTACAACCCTGATTGCAGGGTCTTGAATTACTCCATGGGCCTGCCCCGCACACCTGAACTGCTGTGA
- a CDS encoding DUF3172 domain-containing protein, with product MSRSPYDRPRGGNPRRPDERRGGRYSPPPQGNNDGGDGGGRFNTTRIAVLAGVLVVGIGIGSAVTSTTGGDQGNIASSQQLDMAVPDPEFCRQWGASAFVMDIEMYTTLNPSSSFVTQPTLQPGCVIRRENWSVLRKEGAVTAAQERQCKQRMNTFAYIGSVRDKPVVRCVYQTDITQNKFLTKGIADDTVGITPEADQF from the coding sequence GTGAGTCGCTCCCCCTACGACCGCCCACGGGGTGGAAATCCACGTCGGCCTGATGAACGCAGAGGAGGTCGGTACAGCCCCCCTCCACAGGGCAACAACGATGGTGGCGATGGAGGAGGTCGTTTCAACACCACCAGAATCGCGGTCCTCGCCGGAGTGTTGGTGGTGGGAATCGGCATCGGCAGTGCCGTCACGAGCACCACAGGGGGTGATCAAGGCAACATCGCCAGCAGCCAACAGTTGGATATGGCGGTGCCTGATCCGGAGTTTTGCAGGCAGTGGGGAGCGAGTGCTTTTGTGATGGACATTGAGATGTACACCACACTCAACCCATCCAGCAGCTTTGTCACGCAGCCCACCCTCCAGCCTGGCTGCGTGATTCGCCGAGAAAACTGGTCTGTTTTACGCAAAGAAGGCGCTGTCACCGCTGCTCAGGAAAGGCAGTGCAAACAAAGGATGAACACCTTCGCTTACATCGGATCAGTGAGGGACAAACCCGTAGTGCGCTGCGTGTACCAAACCGATATCACTCAGAACAAATTTCTGACCAAAGGGATTGCCGACGACACTGTTGGAATCACGCCGGAAGCTGATCAGTTTTAG
- a CDS encoding LysR family transcriptional regulator — translation MADLPFTLDQLRILRAIVSEGSFKKAADSLYVTQPAVSLQIQNLEKQLEVSLFDRGGRKAQLTEAGHLLLSYCDRILSQCHEACRALDDLHNLKGGSLVVGASQTTGTYLMPRMIGLFRQKFPDVAVQLHVHSTRRTGWSVANGQIDLAIIGGELPAELNELLQVVPYASDELALVLPVKHPLARLPELSKEDLYRLGFVCLDAQSTTRKMVDQLLARSGLDVQRLRIEMELNSLEAIKNAVQSGLGAAFLPVVSIERELTAGSLHKPSVVGLQVRRQLRLITHPARYRSRAAEAFRCDVLPVFASADSPLRQPRPASVGPEPVVADLDYS, via the coding sequence ATGGCCGATCTGCCTTTCACACTGGATCAGCTGCGTATTCTTCGCGCCATCGTCAGCGAAGGCAGCTTCAAAAAAGCTGCTGACAGTCTTTACGTCACGCAGCCAGCGGTCAGTTTGCAGATCCAGAACCTGGAGAAGCAGCTTGAGGTGTCTTTGTTTGATCGCGGCGGTCGCAAGGCTCAGCTCACCGAAGCCGGTCACTTGCTGCTGAGCTATTGCGATCGAATTCTGAGTCAATGCCATGAGGCATGTCGTGCTCTTGATGACTTGCACAACTTGAAGGGAGGATCTCTCGTGGTGGGTGCGAGCCAAACCACGGGGACCTACTTGATGCCCCGAATGATTGGTCTCTTTCGGCAAAAATTTCCAGATGTGGCAGTGCAGCTGCATGTTCACAGCACGAGACGAACGGGCTGGAGCGTGGCAAATGGTCAGATCGATCTGGCCATCATCGGCGGTGAATTACCTGCTGAATTGAATGAGTTGCTTCAGGTGGTTCCTTACGCCAGTGATGAATTGGCGCTGGTGCTTCCGGTGAAGCATCCCTTGGCTCGCTTGCCAGAACTCAGCAAGGAGGATCTGTATCGATTGGGATTTGTTTGTTTAGATGCCCAGTCCACCACTCGGAAAATGGTGGACCAGCTTCTGGCTCGTTCTGGTTTGGATGTGCAGAGGTTGAGGATTGAGATGGAGCTCAATTCCCTCGAGGCCATCAAAAATGCCGTGCAATCCGGTTTGGGTGCCGCTTTCCTTCCTGTGGTCTCGATTGAGAGGGAGCTCACAGCAGGCAGTTTGCACAAGCCGTCTGTGGTGGGCCTGCAGGTGCGGCGCCAATTAAGGCTGATTACCCATCCGGCTCGCTACCGCTCTCGGGCTGCAGAGGCATTTCGCTGCGATGTTTTGCCGGTGTTTGCCAGCGCTGATAGTCCTTTGCGGCAACCAAGACCTGCGTCCGTAGGGCCAGAGCCCGTGGTCGCAGATCTCGACTATTCCTAA
- a CDS encoding NnrU family protein, with the protein MHHSSVVMLLLLLVFAVIHSGGAALRTRAEAKIGARAWRVLFAALSIPSAIVVIGYFLAHRYDGLRLWNLQGVQGLVPVIWVLTAISFLFLYPATYNLLEIPAVLKPQVRLYATGIIRISRHPQAVGQVLWCFSHALWIGSSFMVVTCIGLIGHHLFAVWHGDRRLKARFGDDFVKLKQSTSVLPFAAVLDGRQTLIWSEFLRPAQLGIAIAVGVFWWAHRFISLGGIAFLHSRLEGLLS; encoded by the coding sequence ATGCATCACTCCAGCGTTGTGATGCTGTTGCTGCTCTTGGTTTTCGCTGTCATTCACAGCGGTGGGGCTGCCCTTCGCACGCGCGCTGAAGCCAAAATCGGAGCCAGGGCCTGGCGAGTGCTGTTTGCCGCCTTGAGTATTCCCTCGGCGATTGTCGTGATCGGGTACTTCCTTGCCCATCGGTATGACGGCCTAAGACTCTGGAATCTTCAAGGTGTACAGGGCTTGGTGCCCGTGATCTGGGTGCTAACAGCCATCAGTTTCCTGTTCCTCTATCCAGCCACCTACAACCTGCTTGAAATCCCTGCTGTCCTGAAACCGCAAGTGCGTCTCTACGCCACCGGGATCATCCGGATTAGCCGACACCCTCAGGCCGTTGGTCAGGTTCTCTGGTGCTTTAGCCATGCCCTTTGGATCGGAAGCAGCTTCATGGTCGTGACCTGCATCGGCCTGATCGGACATCACCTTTTCGCTGTGTGGCATGGAGACCGACGCTTAAAGGCTCGGTTTGGCGATGACTTCGTCAAGCTGAAACAAAGCACATCTGTGCTGCCTTTCGCCGCTGTTCTTGATGGACGCCAGACCCTGATTTGGAGCGAGTTTCTGCGGCCAGCACAACTCGGCATCGCGATTGCCGTGGGGGTTTTTTGGTGGGCTCATCGCTTTATCTCATTGGGAGGCATCGCCTTCCTTCACTCACGTCTTGAAGGGCTTTTGAGCTGA
- a CDS encoding NAD(P)H-quinone oxidoreductase subunit 5, whose amino-acid sequence MPSAADFAWLIPVLPLVGALITGLGLISFNRTINRLKKPVAVLLISCIGAAAVISYAVLFEQLGGAPPVEHLFIWASAGDFSLPMGYVVDPLAAVMLALVTTVALLVMIYSHGYMAHDKGYVRFFTYLAIFSSSMLGLVVSPNLLEIYVFWELVGMASYLLVGFWYDREGAAHAAQKAFVVNRVGDFGLLLGILGLYWATGSFGFQGIADGLSAAVSSGVVPGWAALTLCLLVFMGPMAKSAQFPLHVWLPDAMEGPTPISALIHAATMVAAGVFLVARLEPLYGQFPAVGTFIAVIGTITCFLGASIALTQMDLKKGLAYSTVSQLGYMMLAMGCGAPVAGMFHLVTHAFFKAMLFLGSGSVIHAMEDVVGHEPVLAQDMRLMGGLRKKMPITAITFLIGCVAISGIPPLAGFWSKDEILGQAFNSYPLLWAVGFATAGMTAFYMFRLYFLTFEGEFRGNDSALQHELMAAAGKKVEEGHDHHAAGSVHESPWSMTLPLAVLAVPSALIGLLGTPWNSRFAGLLNPEEAAEMAEHFSWGEFLPLAGASVAISVTGLTVAVLAYALRRIDLGELVAARFPTINAFLANKWYLDAINEKLFVRSSRKLAREVLEVDAKVVDGVVNLTGLLTLGSGEGLKYFETGRAQFYALIVFGGVIALVVLFGALG is encoded by the coding sequence ATGCCATCGGCTGCCGATTTTGCCTGGCTGATCCCAGTGCTCCCTCTCGTTGGGGCATTGATCACAGGGCTTGGTCTGATTAGCTTCAATCGCACCATTAACCGGCTTAAAAAACCGGTGGCCGTGCTTTTGATCAGCTGCATTGGAGCTGCAGCGGTCATTAGTTACGCCGTGCTGTTCGAGCAGTTGGGTGGAGCCCCCCCCGTCGAGCATCTCTTCATTTGGGCAAGTGCTGGAGACTTCAGCCTTCCAATGGGGTATGTCGTCGACCCACTTGCAGCTGTGATGCTCGCCTTGGTGACAACGGTGGCGCTGCTGGTGATGATTTATTCCCACGGCTACATGGCCCACGACAAGGGCTATGTGCGCTTCTTCACCTATCTCGCCATCTTCAGCAGCTCGATGTTGGGGCTCGTGGTGAGCCCCAACCTTCTGGAAATTTATGTGTTCTGGGAGCTGGTGGGGATGGCCTCCTACCTCTTGGTGGGCTTCTGGTACGACCGGGAAGGGGCCGCTCACGCCGCCCAGAAAGCATTTGTCGTGAATCGCGTTGGCGATTTCGGACTCCTGCTGGGCATCCTCGGGCTCTATTGGGCCACCGGAAGCTTTGGATTTCAAGGCATTGCCGATGGATTATCAGCAGCGGTCAGCAGTGGTGTGGTGCCTGGATGGGCAGCGCTCACTCTCTGCCTTTTGGTGTTTATGGGGCCAATGGCCAAGTCAGCGCAATTTCCTCTCCATGTTTGGTTGCCTGATGCCATGGAAGGGCCTACACCGATCTCTGCTTTGATCCACGCGGCCACCATGGTCGCTGCAGGCGTGTTCCTTGTTGCCAGGCTGGAACCTCTTTACGGCCAATTCCCTGCTGTGGGAACGTTCATCGCCGTGATTGGAACGATCACCTGCTTCTTAGGCGCCTCCATCGCTCTGACACAGATGGATCTCAAGAAAGGGCTTGCCTACAGCACTGTGTCGCAATTGGGCTACATGATGCTGGCCATGGGTTGCGGCGCTCCCGTTGCTGGCATGTTCCACCTGGTGACCCATGCCTTTTTCAAGGCGATGTTGTTCCTTGGCTCTGGATCTGTCATCCATGCCATGGAAGATGTGGTGGGTCACGAACCTGTCCTCGCCCAAGACATGCGACTGATGGGTGGACTTCGCAAAAAGATGCCGATCACGGCCATCACATTTTTGATCGGTTGTGTTGCCATTAGTGGCATCCCACCCCTGGCTGGCTTCTGGAGCAAGGACGAGATCCTTGGCCAGGCCTTCAACAGTTATCCACTCCTCTGGGCTGTTGGCTTTGCCACGGCGGGCATGACCGCCTTTTACATGTTCCGCCTCTACTTCCTCACCTTTGAGGGTGAGTTTCGAGGCAATGATTCAGCCCTGCAACATGAGCTCATGGCTGCCGCAGGAAAGAAAGTCGAGGAGGGTCACGATCACCACGCCGCAGGAAGTGTCCACGAGTCACCCTGGTCAATGACGCTGCCGCTCGCCGTTCTCGCTGTGCCCTCAGCCCTGATTGGCCTGCTCGGAACACCCTGGAACAGTCGCTTTGCTGGGTTACTGAATCCTGAAGAGGCAGCTGAAATGGCCGAACACTTCAGCTGGGGAGAATTCCTTCCGCTCGCAGGCGCCTCCGTCGCCATTTCAGTCACCGGCCTAACGGTGGCCGTCCTCGCCTACGCCCTGCGCCGCATCGACCTCGGCGAACTGGTTGCAGCTCGCTTCCCAACCATCAACGCCTTCTTGGCGAACAAGTGGTATCTGGATGCCATCAACGAGAAATTGTTCGTTCGCAGCAGCCGCAAGTTGGCGCGTGAAGTCCTTGAAGTGGATGCAAAGGTTGTGGACGGGGTGGTGAATCTCACTGGTCTGCTCACCCTTGGCAGTGGCGAAGGCCTCAAATACTTCGAGACCGGCAGAGCCCAGTTCTATGCCCTCATTGTGTTTGGTGGAGTGATTGCCTTGGTGGTGCTGTTCGGGGCCCTGGGCTGA
- a CDS encoding NAD(P)H-quinone oxidoreductase subunit 4: MLEFAVSAPFDPAFDISSGIVPATFPWLSLSILFPIVGAFIVPFVPDDGDGKQVRWFALGIALTTFLITAAAYLTGYDPSYSGLQLSERVSWLPNLGLTWAVGADGLSMPLILLTSFITALAVLAAWPVTFKPKLFFFLILAMDGGQIAVFAVQDMLLFFLAWELELLPVYLLLAIWGGKKRQYAATKFIIYTAGSSLFILLAALAMGFFGGGVPNFEYSVLAQKGFSSGFELLCYAGLLIAFGVKLPIVPLHTWLPDAHGEATAPVHMLLAGILLKMGGYALMRFNAEILPGAHAQFAPLLVVLGVVNIIYAALTSFAQRNLKRKIAYSSISHMGFVLIGIGSFSELGTSGAMLQMISHGLIGASLFFLVGATYDRTHTLQLDEMGGIGQKMRIMFALWTVCCLASLALPGMSGFVSELMVFTGFATDEAYTLSFRIVIDGLAAIGVILTPIYLLSMLREIFFGKENSELVSHSNLVDAEPREVYIIGCLLVPIIGIGLYPKLMTDSYSNTISALVRRDVDAMERIKRPTAPLIRSTSLVPALFSAPKLTEATQSIS, encoded by the coding sequence GTGCTCGAATTTGCCGTCAGTGCACCCTTTGATCCGGCATTCGACATCTCAAGCGGTATCGTTCCGGCCACGTTCCCGTGGTTGAGCCTTTCAATCCTGTTCCCCATCGTTGGGGCCTTCATCGTTCCATTCGTGCCAGACGATGGTGATGGCAAGCAGGTGCGCTGGTTTGCGCTCGGTATTGCTCTCACCACCTTCCTGATTACAGCTGCGGCGTATCTCACGGGATATGACCCCAGTTACAGCGGACTCCAGCTGTCGGAGCGGGTGAGCTGGCTGCCCAATCTCGGGCTCACATGGGCTGTTGGGGCTGATGGCCTGTCAATGCCGCTGATCCTGCTCACAAGCTTCATCACGGCCTTGGCGGTGCTGGCAGCCTGGCCCGTGACCTTTAAACCCAAACTGTTCTTCTTCTTGATCCTGGCGATGGATGGCGGCCAAATTGCCGTCTTCGCCGTCCAAGACATGCTGCTGTTCTTCCTCGCCTGGGAACTGGAGCTGCTTCCTGTTTATCTCTTGCTGGCCATCTGGGGCGGAAAGAAACGTCAATATGCGGCGACAAAGTTCATCATTTACACAGCTGGCAGCTCGCTATTCATCCTCTTGGCGGCCCTGGCCATGGGCTTTTTTGGCGGTGGAGTGCCCAATTTTGAATACAGCGTTCTGGCCCAAAAGGGATTCAGTTCTGGATTTGAGCTGCTCTGTTATGCGGGGTTGTTGATTGCCTTCGGGGTGAAATTACCGATCGTTCCCCTCCATACCTGGCTTCCTGATGCCCATGGTGAGGCCACCGCGCCTGTACACATGTTGCTGGCAGGCATTTTGCTCAAAATGGGTGGCTATGCGTTGATGCGCTTTAACGCCGAAATCCTTCCTGGAGCGCATGCCCAGTTCGCACCCCTACTCGTGGTGCTGGGAGTCGTAAACATCATCTATGCAGCGCTCACATCCTTCGCTCAACGCAATCTCAAACGCAAGATCGCTTACAGCTCCATCAGCCATATGGGCTTCGTGCTGATCGGCATTGGCAGCTTCAGCGAGCTAGGAACGAGTGGCGCCATGCTTCAAATGATCAGTCATGGACTGATCGGAGCAAGTCTGTTCTTCCTCGTGGGAGCCACATACGACCGTACCCACACCCTTCAGCTTGATGAAATGGGTGGCATTGGCCAAAAAATGCGCATCATGTTTGCCCTATGGACTGTTTGCTGCCTCGCCTCCCTTGCCCTGCCTGGGATGAGTGGATTTGTAAGCGAACTGATGGTGTTCACAGGCTTTGCCACCGATGAGGCTTACACCCTGAGCTTCCGAATCGTGATTGATGGGCTGGCTGCGATCGGCGTGATCCTGACGCCGATCTATTTGCTGTCGATGCTGAGAGAGATCTTCTTCGGGAAAGAAAACAGCGAACTCGTGTCCCACTCCAATCTTGTTGATGCTGAGCCAAGGGAGGTCTACATCATTGGTTGCCTGTTGGTTCCCATCATCGGCATCGGGCTCTATCCAAAGCTGATGACTGACAGCTACAGCAACACAATCTCAGCTCTTGTGAGGCGTGATGTCGATGCGATGGAAAGGATCAAACGACCAACAGCACCTTTAATCCGCAGCACTTCCCTTGTGCCAGCGCTGTTCTCAGCACCAAAACTGACAGAGGCCACCCAGTCCATCTCGTAA
- a CDS encoding lipopolysaccharide assembly protein LapA domain-containing protein has product MRQINFSLIFIFGLGTVFFTLENTNPTTVNVLPWMHYTLPLAALLLLSAGIGAAAAWLFASWSGMLNTVERLGKATDFEAQQVRIQELETDLDRYRSTVQTQLGLLPSGNSESNSTSEESPTVDIDSKF; this is encoded by the coding sequence ATGCGTCAGATCAATTTCAGTCTGATTTTCATCTTCGGACTCGGCACGGTGTTTTTCACCTTGGAGAACACCAATCCCACCACGGTGAACGTTTTGCCGTGGATGCACTACACCTTGCCTCTGGCCGCTCTGCTGCTGCTATCAGCGGGAATCGGTGCTGCTGCTGCCTGGCTTTTTGCAAGCTGGAGCGGAATGCTCAACACGGTGGAACGCTTAGGCAAAGCCACTGACTTCGAAGCCCAGCAGGTTCGGATTCAAGAATTAGAAACCGACCTCGATCGCTACCGCTCAACGGTGCAGACCCAACTAGGACTCCTGCCCTCAGGCAACAGTGAATCGAACTCAACCTCGGAGGAGAGCCCCACCGTCGACATCGATTCCAAGTTCTAA
- a CDS encoding segregation/condensation protein A, with translation MSDAGLTSKADAGARLAIRLLQDAAQSGTLDPWDVDVISVVDGFLDQLRQRIEIPRRVAAQLGQQGGSYERDLAESSEAFLAASVLVGLKAEVLEASTLAPEPIVEDAFDADLMEQGWLDPRFNLPRHPERHLLRRPVAPPPLRRPVTLGELIEQLETIAEQLETDELDMRRRQRQKRFSNREAIAQVAALAHREKLPETTAALGVFLKGWEQALHWIDFEFLVSRWAVAAAPDLDTDRVGVFWALLFLSSQSQIELEQVGSLHAPIRLKRLLVAGEITQLPINSLEVPDITPTLPAIAA, from the coding sequence GTGTCTGATGCCGGCCTGACCTCAAAAGCTGATGCCGGCGCCCGTCTTGCGATCCGCCTTCTCCAGGATGCCGCCCAAAGCGGAACACTCGATCCTTGGGATGTCGACGTCATTTCAGTGGTAGACGGATTCTTAGATCAACTCAGACAACGCATCGAAATTCCCAGACGCGTTGCTGCTCAGTTGGGGCAACAGGGAGGAAGCTACGAGCGTGATCTGGCCGAGAGCAGCGAAGCCTTTCTCGCGGCTTCAGTGTTGGTTGGGCTTAAAGCGGAGGTGCTTGAAGCCAGCACCCTCGCTCCAGAACCAATCGTGGAAGACGCCTTCGACGCTGACTTAATGGAGCAGGGTTGGCTGGATCCCCGCTTCAATTTGCCCAGACATCCTGAACGCCACCTCCTAAGGCGTCCTGTTGCTCCGCCTCCCCTAAGGCGGCCAGTCACGCTTGGGGAACTGATCGAACAGCTTGAAACCATTGCCGAGCAATTAGAGACAGACGAACTCGACATGCGCCGGCGTCAGCGTCAGAAGCGCTTTAGCAATCGCGAGGCGATCGCTCAAGTAGCGGCATTGGCCCACCGGGAAAAACTCCCTGAAACCACTGCTGCCTTAGGGGTGTTCTTGAAAGGATGGGAACAGGCCTTGCACTGGATTGATTTCGAGTTTCTCGTCAGCCGCTGGGCAGTGGCTGCTGCGCCTGACCTCGACACAGACCGCGTTGGGGTGTTCTGGGCCCTTTTATTTCTGTCCTCTCAGAGTCAGATCGAACTGGAGCAAGTTGGCTCGCTGCATGCACCCATTCGTTTAAAGCGTCTGCTCGTTGCCGGCGAAATCACTCAGTTGCCGATCAACAGTCTGGAAGTGCCAGATATCACGCCGACCTTGCCCGCGATTGCCGCTTAA
- a CDS encoding NDP-sugar synthase — translation MKAMILAAGKGTRVQPITHVIPKPMIPILQKPVMEFLLELLKEHGFTEVMVNVSHLAEEIENYFRDGQRFGVEIAYSFEGSIQDGELIGDALGSAGGLKKIQDFQTFFDDTFVVLCGDALIDLDLTEAVKRHRAKGALASLVTKTVPKDQVSSYGVVVSDDDGKIQAFQEKPSVEEALSDTINTGIYLFEPEIFEHIPSGTSFDIGADLFPALVKEGAPFYALPMDFEWVDIGKVPDYWQAIRSVLQGEVRQVGIPGKEVKPGVFTGLNVAANWDKINVEGPVYVGGMTKIEDGATLIGPTMIGPSCYICESATIDNSIIFDYSRIGAGVQLVEKLVFGRYCVDKEGDHIDLQEAALDWLITDARRQDLVEPSPQQKAMAELLGTDLTQAS, via the coding sequence ATGAAGGCCATGATCCTGGCCGCAGGCAAGGGAACCCGGGTGCAACCGATCACGCATGTGATCCCGAAGCCGATGATTCCGATCCTGCAGAAACCTGTGATGGAGTTCCTGCTGGAGCTCCTCAAAGAGCATGGTTTCACTGAGGTCATGGTCAACGTGTCTCACTTGGCCGAGGAAATCGAGAACTATTTCCGCGATGGCCAGCGTTTCGGTGTCGAAATCGCCTACAGCTTCGAGGGAAGTATTCAAGACGGCGAACTGATCGGAGACGCCCTGGGGTCTGCGGGAGGCCTCAAAAAAATTCAAGATTTTCAGACCTTTTTTGATGACACCTTTGTGGTGTTGTGTGGTGATGCCCTGATCGACCTCGACCTCACCGAGGCCGTTAAGCGTCATCGTGCCAAAGGGGCTCTCGCCAGTCTTGTCACCAAAACGGTCCCGAAGGACCAGGTGAGCAGTTACGGCGTGGTGGTGAGTGATGACGACGGCAAAATCCAAGCCTTCCAAGAGAAACCCAGTGTTGAGGAAGCTTTAAGCGACACGATTAACACCGGCATCTATCTCTTCGAACCTGAGATTTTTGAGCACATTCCCTCCGGGACATCCTTCGACATCGGAGCTGATCTCTTCCCCGCTTTGGTGAAGGAAGGAGCTCCGTTTTATGCCCTACCCATGGATTTTGAATGGGTCGACATTGGCAAAGTGCCTGATTACTGGCAAGCCATTCGTAGTGTTCTTCAGGGAGAAGTTCGCCAAGTTGGAATCCCTGGGAAAGAAGTCAAGCCCGGAGTGTTTACGGGCCTGAATGTGGCGGCCAACTGGGACAAAATCAATGTTGAAGGCCCGGTCTACGTGGGAGGGATGACCAAAATTGAGGATGGTGCCACGCTGATTGGACCCACAATGATTGGACCAAGCTGCTACATCTGCGAAAGCGCAACCATCGACAACTCGATCATTTTTGATTACTCAAGGATCGGGGCGGGGGTCCAGCTTGTCGAGAAATTGGTGTTTGGCCGCTATTGCGTTGACAAAGAAGGCGATCACATTGATCTCCAGGAAGCGGCACTTGATTGGTTGATCACGGATGCACGCCGCCAGGATTTGGTGGAGCCTTCTCCTCAACAGAAAGCCATGGCAGAACTTCTGGGCACCGATCTCACCCAGGCAAGTTGA